Proteins from a single region of Stutzerimonas stutzeri:
- a CDS encoding phosphatidate cytidylyltransferase, with protein sequence MLKQRIITAAILLPVAIIGFFLLHGLAFAIFIGLVVSLGAWEWARLAGFASQPVRVGYAVLVVVLLGVLYQLPVLAPWLLALAVLWWLAATYLVLTYPQSSRLWGGSVGSLVIGLLILLPSWQALIMLKQWELGNWLILAVMILVWAADIGAYFSGKTFGKRKLAPQVSPGKSWEGLIGGLLTSLAITLAVGIYRGWSARELILALLGAAVVVLISVIGDLTESMFKRSSGIKDSSQLLPGHGGVMDRIDSLTAAIPVFAVLLWLAGWGAL encoded by the coding sequence ATGCTGAAGCAGAGAATCATCACCGCAGCAATCCTTTTACCCGTCGCAATCATTGGTTTCTTCCTCCTTCACGGGCTTGCCTTCGCAATTTTTATCGGGCTGGTCGTATCGCTCGGTGCATGGGAGTGGGCGCGATTGGCCGGTTTTGCCAGTCAGCCGGTGCGAGTTGGTTACGCCGTGCTGGTCGTGGTGCTGCTGGGCGTGCTCTATCAGCTGCCGGTCTTGGCGCCGTGGCTATTGGCGCTTGCTGTGCTCTGGTGGCTTGCTGCAACCTACCTTGTATTGACGTATCCCCAGAGCAGTCGGCTCTGGGGTGGTTCGGTTGGCAGTCTGGTGATCGGCTTGCTGATCCTGCTTCCTTCGTGGCAAGCACTGATCATGCTCAAGCAGTGGGAGTTGGGTAATTGGTTGATCCTGGCAGTGATGATTCTGGTCTGGGCTGCGGATATCGGCGCGTACTTCTCGGGCAAGACCTTTGGTAAGCGCAAGCTCGCGCCACAGGTAAGCCCAGGCAAGAGCTGGGAAGGGCTAATCGGTGGCCTTCTTACCAGTTTGGCGATCACCTTGGCTGTGGGTATCTATCGCGGCTGGTCGGCTCGAGAGCTGATTCTTGCGCTGTTGGGGGCGGCTGTCGTGGTTTTGATCTCGGTGATCGGCGATCTGACCGAAAGCATGTTCAAGCGCAGTTCTGGCATTAAAGACAGCAGCCAGTTGCTGCCTGGGCACGGTGGCGTCATGGATCGCATTGATAGCCTGACCGCGGCCATTCCTGTCTTTGCAGTGCTGTTGTGGCTTGC